The following proteins are co-located in the Maridesulfovibrio sp. genome:
- a CDS encoding SulP family inorganic anion transporter produces MDTYVCSKLNRFIPTSFKFIKSGCSPTTLRQDIAAGITVGIVALPLAMAFAIASGASPATGLFTAIIAGFIISAFGGTRFQIGGPTGAFVIIISGIIARHGYDGLILATLMAGILLLIMGCLGLGKLLQYIPYPVTTGFTSGIGILIFSTQIKDFLGLQIDQMPADFLPRLKACAVALPSTDPTTLGLGMLTVVSMLLVRRFIPRIPAPFVGIALASVVTWIMGLHTETIGSRFGGIPTILPDAVSFSGLDLMQLKTLIPEAFTIAILAGIESLLSATVADGMSGDRHNSSNELVAQGLANIGSALFGGLPATGAIARTATNIRAGAHSPVAGMVHALTLIMFIKVCAPLASMIPLASLAGVLILVAWDMSEVHRIKRLLFAPKSDSLVMLIALLLTVFVDLTVAVEVGVVMAAMLFMKRMSQLTDVHSLDTGLPEEEIIDRKNGHEKVVVYEINGPMFFGMAQRFVDVMSFTRKKPEVIVFCMRLVPTMDATGIEALETVIRRANAQNVKILLSGVNPRIRKIMARLGTDKLVGAENIFPDFSAAVAKTILHVDKESGLPRCTSPKQLTATTA; encoded by the coding sequence ATGGACACTTACGTCTGTTCAAAACTAAACCGTTTCATCCCGACCAGCTTCAAATTCATTAAATCAGGCTGCTCTCCGACCACATTAAGACAAGATATTGCAGCCGGAATTACCGTCGGTATTGTTGCCCTGCCGCTGGCCATGGCCTTTGCCATTGCTTCCGGAGCAAGCCCTGCAACAGGGCTTTTCACTGCCATCATCGCCGGATTCATTATTTCAGCCTTTGGCGGAACACGCTTTCAAATCGGCGGACCTACCGGAGCGTTTGTCATTATCATCTCCGGAATTATTGCCCGCCACGGTTATGACGGACTCATTCTTGCCACCCTCATGGCCGGAATACTTCTTTTGATAATGGGCTGCCTTGGGCTGGGTAAGCTACTGCAATACATCCCCTATCCGGTAACCACCGGATTTACTTCCGGCATCGGTATCCTGATCTTTTCCACCCAGATCAAGGATTTCCTCGGTCTGCAAATTGATCAAATGCCTGCAGACTTCCTGCCCCGCCTTAAGGCATGTGCCGTAGCACTTCCAAGCACAGACCCAACAACTCTCGGCTTGGGCATGCTGACCGTAGTTTCAATGCTGCTGGTCAGAAGATTTATCCCCCGCATCCCTGCTCCTTTTGTGGGAATTGCATTGGCAAGCGTAGTAACATGGATTATGGGGCTGCATACAGAAACCATCGGCAGCAGATTCGGCGGAATTCCCACCATTCTGCCTGACGCTGTTTCGTTTTCCGGCCTTGATCTGATGCAGCTGAAAACCCTGATACCGGAAGCTTTCACTATCGCCATCCTTGCCGGAATCGAATCCCTGCTGAGCGCCACAGTTGCGGACGGAATGAGTGGTGACCGCCACAACTCATCCAATGAACTCGTTGCTCAAGGATTGGCGAACATCGGTTCAGCCCTTTTCGGAGGACTGCCTGCAACCGGAGCTATCGCCCGTACTGCAACCAATATCCGCGCCGGGGCGCATTCCCCAGTGGCAGGCATGGTCCACGCCCTGACATTAATCATGTTTATCAAAGTATGCGCTCCGCTGGCCTCCATGATTCCCCTTGCCAGCCTTGCCGGGGTCCTCATTCTGGTTGCATGGGACATGAGTGAAGTGCACCGCATCAAGCGTCTGCTTTTCGCTCCCAAATCGGACTCCCTGGTAATGCTCATAGCCCTGCTGCTGACTGTATTCGTAGACCTGACCGTAGCGGTAGAAGTTGGTGTGGTTATGGCTGCAATGCTCTTCATGAAGCGTATGAGCCAATTGACCGACGTGCACAGCCTCGACACCGGACTTCCCGAAGAAGAGATTATTGACCGCAAGAACGGACATGAAAAAGTCGTGGTTTATGAAATCAACGGTCCCATGTTCTTCGGAATGGCCCAAAGGTTTGTCGATGTTATGAGCTTCACCCGCAAAAAACCGGAAGTGATAGTTTTCTGCATGCGCCTCGTTCCGACCATGGACGCCACAGGCATCGAAGCCCTTGAAACCGTAATTCGCAGGGCTAATGCTCAAAACGTAAAGATTCTTCTTTCCGGGGTGAATCCACGAATCCGAAAAATCATGGCTCGGCTGGGAACAGATAAACTTGTAGGGGCTGAAAATATCTTCCCAGATTTCTCAGCTGCAGTCGCAAAAACGATTCTCCATGTGGACAAAGAATCAGGCCTGCCCCGCTGTACTTCACCAAAACAATTAACCGCAACCACAGCTTAA
- the murA gene encoding UDP-N-acetylglucosamine 1-carboxyvinyltransferase has translation MDKLVIEGGVSLNGPIRVSGSKNAALPILLACILPEGPVCLSNVPRLRDIHTTLKLLDILGCETSFDGNTVCSEVKDLKIEAPYDLVKTMRASVLCLGPLLALKGEAKVALPGGCAIGARPVDLHLTAFEQMGATFDLDSGYIHGKCDKLKGAHIHFDFPTVGGTENVLMAASIAEGETIIENAAREPEVVDLAKFLIACGAKISGHGTSIITIQGVPSLKGCDYKIMPDRIEAGTYMVAAAMTDGELLIQDCPFHELESVVYKLRKMGVSLEEEEGGVRVRRANGLISGVDITTQPYPGFPTDMQAQLMTLMCLSNGAGTIEEKIFENRFMHVQELVRMGANIKLKGRTAMIRGVEKMTGAPVMASDLRASASLVVAGLAAHGRTDVQRIYHLDRGYEKLEDKLSAVGARVWREQE, from the coding sequence ATGGATAAATTAGTCATTGAAGGTGGAGTCTCTCTTAACGGCCCAATCAGGGTCAGTGGTTCTAAAAACGCAGCCCTGCCCATTCTGCTGGCTTGCATTTTGCCGGAAGGTCCGGTTTGCCTGAGCAATGTTCCTCGTTTGAGGGATATTCATACTACTCTTAAGCTGCTCGATATTCTCGGCTGTGAAACATCTTTTGATGGTAATACTGTATGCAGCGAGGTTAAGGATCTTAAAATAGAAGCCCCGTATGATCTGGTTAAGACCATGCGTGCTTCCGTTCTCTGTCTTGGTCCCTTGCTGGCCCTGAAAGGCGAAGCCAAGGTTGCTCTTCCCGGCGGTTGTGCCATCGGCGCACGTCCTGTGGATCTGCATCTGACCGCATTTGAGCAGATGGGTGCTACATTTGATCTTGATTCCGGTTACATCCATGGTAAATGCGACAAACTTAAAGGTGCGCATATCCATTTTGATTTCCCCACTGTGGGCGGTACCGAGAACGTGCTCATGGCTGCTTCAATTGCTGAAGGGGAAACCATAATTGAAAACGCTGCCCGTGAACCTGAAGTTGTCGACCTTGCCAAGTTCCTTATTGCTTGCGGCGCAAAGATTTCCGGTCATGGAACAAGCATCATTACTATTCAGGGTGTTCCATCGCTTAAAGGGTGTGACTACAAAATCATGCCTGACCGCATTGAAGCCGGAACCTACATGGTTGCTGCGGCAATGACTGACGGTGAGTTGCTTATTCAGGATTGCCCATTTCATGAACTTGAGTCTGTTGTTTACAAGCTGCGCAAGATGGGCGTTTCTCTCGAGGAAGAGGAAGGCGGTGTCCGCGTACGTCGTGCTAACGGTCTTATTTCCGGTGTTGATATCACCACTCAGCCTTATCCCGGATTCCCCACTGACATGCAGGCTCAGCTCATGACCCTGATGTGTCTGTCCAACGGTGCCGGAACAATCGAAGAAAAGATTTTCGAGAACCGTTTCATGCATGTGCAGGAACTTGTGCGTATGGGCGCTAATATCAAGCTTAAGGGCCGTACTGCCATGATTCGCGGAGTCGAGAAGATGACCGGAGCCCCGGTTATGGCTTCCGATCTGCGGGCCAGTGCTTCCCTTGTTGTTGCAGGCTTAGCCGCTCATGGGCGAACTGATGTTCAGCGTATCTACCATCTCGACAGAGGGTATGAGAAGCTTGAAGACAAGCTTTCAGCAGTAGGCGCGAGGGTTTGGCGCGAGCAAGAGTAG
- a CDS encoding DNA internalization-related competence protein ComEC/Rec2 gives MKQVADDLIEKSRPGIPGLFLWQVIVPAFVFGILSIQWLLPSMTALLVYLFLVFFFRPEKSAAFLMLMLFGLGHWYGNSVLPPGPGPMPEWMAAREKVQLSGTIQSIKGAPGNRLKILLEDVSCQSKSGVTDLGGYLNWTWDKPDQFPFVGQQVSFVARVKPIHGFRNSGLWDYDFYCRTKNIRYRTYTKGEIKDGGLMPYQPQGLQKLRTSLREHILKNAPPTDGGAIFPALLTGDRFFLSNDSVELIRRAGVSHILALSGLHVGFIVAMGFGLAWLIGLIYPCIYLRIPKMRLGVLFSFVPVLLYLWLGQFSPSLVRAVCMFGFWGLLMFFNRGRVLLDGLFLAVVVILVFVPLSVFDLGFQLSVLAVAGIALLYPVFARLMPSAHNPSLKAVRFALAVFYVSLSANIALLPLIVWNFGVLIPNFLFNILFVPIIGSFIMPVCGVGGLVFSYFSPEISHSLFVVGAKVFDWLLQLVREAASIGLLPEYAFYRPHWEELLIYYLLLGAVLLLVYGKLRQAQLLLVPVVLLLGVRFSGEFGPDRVRMDILDTGQSQCVVITGPEGTRTVVDGGGGFGRTFDMGRSIVGPWLTYGHLPRVDNIFMTHGDRDHAGGLAFLLEKFSVGSFYSNGDVPSGWIGERFEAAFAEKGLNPQILVSGEKVVLEPGLIMEVLHPSPVFTGSTNDRSLYLRLLWNGHPLLSISGDLDRKGIRAVLKHTQDLSSSVLLLPHHGSAGSYSPELYERVAPAMAIAACGFLNRFNFVAKKVISELDKRHVCMYTTSAYGMITVEWNSEGKVITGP, from the coding sequence ATGAAACAGGTTGCGGATGATTTGATTGAAAAGAGCAGGCCCGGAATTCCGGGCCTGTTTTTATGGCAGGTTATTGTCCCTGCATTTGTCTTCGGCATCCTTTCCATTCAATGGTTGCTGCCTTCCATGACCGCTTTGCTGGTCTATCTCTTTCTTGTTTTTTTCTTTCGGCCTGAAAAAAGTGCTGCTTTTTTGATGCTCATGCTGTTCGGTCTTGGGCATTGGTATGGCAATTCTGTCCTTCCTCCCGGTCCCGGACCTATGCCGGAGTGGATGGCTGCCCGTGAAAAGGTGCAGCTTAGCGGTACAATCCAGAGCATTAAGGGGGCGCCGGGAAATCGTCTAAAAATACTGCTTGAAGATGTAAGTTGCCAGAGCAAGTCAGGTGTTACCGATCTCGGCGGATATCTGAACTGGACATGGGACAAGCCGGACCAGTTCCCTTTTGTGGGGCAGCAGGTTTCTTTTGTTGCACGGGTTAAACCTATTCACGGCTTCCGCAACAGCGGTCTTTGGGATTACGATTTTTATTGCCGCACCAAGAATATTCGTTACCGGACTTACACTAAAGGGGAGATCAAAGACGGCGGTTTGATGCCTTATCAACCGCAGGGCTTGCAGAAATTGCGGACTTCTCTGCGTGAGCATATTTTGAAGAATGCTCCACCTACTGACGGAGGGGCTATTTTCCCGGCTCTGCTGACCGGAGATCGCTTTTTCCTTTCCAACGACAGTGTTGAGCTTATTCGCAGGGCCGGGGTCTCGCATATCCTGGCGTTATCCGGTCTGCATGTCGGATTTATCGTGGCTATGGGATTCGGGTTGGCTTGGCTGATCGGCCTGATTTATCCGTGTATTTATTTGCGGATTCCCAAAATGCGTTTGGGTGTGCTGTTCTCTTTTGTCCCGGTTTTGCTCTATCTCTGGCTGGGGCAGTTCAGTCCATCTCTTGTGCGTGCTGTATGTATGTTCGGTTTCTGGGGCCTGCTCATGTTTTTCAACCGGGGCAGAGTCCTTTTGGACGGTCTTTTTCTGGCCGTTGTTGTGATTTTGGTTTTTGTCCCGCTTAGTGTCTTTGATCTGGGATTTCAGCTTTCGGTTTTGGCTGTGGCCGGAATTGCCTTGCTTTATCCTGTGTTTGCACGATTGATGCCTTCAGCCCACAATCCATCGCTTAAAGCAGTCCGTTTCGCGCTGGCAGTTTTTTACGTCAGTTTGTCAGCCAATATTGCCTTACTTCCGCTCATAGTCTGGAATTTCGGGGTACTCATTCCGAATTTTCTTTTCAATATACTTTTTGTGCCCATTATCGGGTCATTTATTATGCCAGTCTGCGGCGTTGGCGGACTCGTCTTTTCATATTTCAGCCCGGAAATTTCGCATTCATTATTTGTGGTCGGGGCAAAGGTTTTTGATTGGCTTCTGCAACTGGTGCGTGAGGCCGCCAGCATAGGTTTGCTGCCGGAATATGCTTTTTACCGTCCACATTGGGAAGAGCTGCTGATTTATTACCTCTTGCTGGGAGCTGTTCTTCTCTTGGTTTATGGAAAATTAAGACAGGCACAATTGTTACTCGTACCTGTTGTACTGCTGCTTGGAGTGCGCTTTTCAGGGGAATTCGGGCCGGATCGGGTACGCATGGATATTCTTGATACCGGACAGTCCCAGTGTGTGGTGATTACCGGTCCTGAAGGAACGCGTACTGTTGTTGATGGTGGCGGCGGATTCGGCAGGACCTTTGATATGGGGCGTTCTATCGTCGGGCCTTGGTTGACTTACGGTCATTTACCGCGAGTGGATAATATTTTCATGACCCATGGGGACAGGGATCATGCCGGAGGCTTGGCCTTTCTTCTGGAAAAGTTTTCTGTGGGCAGTTTTTATTCCAATGGAGATGTTCCCAGCGGGTGGATAGGGGAACGTTTTGAAGCGGCATTTGCAGAAAAGGGGCTAAATCCTCAAATTCTCGTAAGCGGGGAGAAGGTTGTTCTTGAGCCGGGCTTGATCATGGAGGTGTTGCATCCTTCACCTGTGTTCACGGGCAGCACTAACGACCGTTCTTTATATCTTAGACTGCTCTGGAACGGGCATCCGTTGTTATCCATTTCAGGAGATCTGGATCGTAAGGGGATACGGGCTGTTTTAAAGCATACGCAGGATCTTTCTTCCAGCGTACTGCTGCTTCCTCACCATGGTAGCGCCGGGTCGTATTCTCCTGAATTATATGAACGTGTTGCCCCTGCAATGGCTATTGCTGCATGCGGTTTTTTAAATCGTTTTAATTTTGTAGCAAAAAAAGTCATAAGTGAACTGGATAAAAGACACGTATGTATGTATACGACTTCCGCATACGGGATGATTACCGTGGAATGGAATAGTGAAGGGAAGGTGATAACTGGCCCTTGA
- a CDS encoding response regulator yields the protein MRVLIVDDDFYCRNMLHEIMKPYAQCDIAVNGEEAVFAFKKGLESGKAYDLVCLDLVMPEMDGQQALREIRSIEKDFKVEENGAVKVIVTTMLDDRKETHDAFFLGGATSYLVKPIEENKLVKELKNLGFSV from the coding sequence ATGCGGGTGCTGATAGTTGATGATGATTTTTATTGCCGCAATATGTTGCATGAGATCATGAAGCCATATGCGCAGTGCGATATCGCCGTTAACGGTGAAGAGGCTGTTTTTGCATTTAAGAAGGGTCTTGAATCTGGAAAAGCGTATGATCTGGTTTGTCTGGATCTTGTTATGCCGGAAATGGACGGACAGCAGGCTTTGCGTGAGATCAGGTCCATTGAGAAAGATTTCAAGGTCGAGGAAAATGGCGCGGTTAAGGTTATCGTTACAACCATGCTTGATGACCGTAAGGAAACCCATGATGCGTTTTTCCTTGGCGGAGCCACCTCTTATCTTGTTAAGCCAATTGAAGAGAACAAGCTTGTGAAGGAGCTCAAAAATCTCGGCTTTTCAGTTTAA
- the ricT gene encoding regulatory iron-sulfur-containing complex subunit RicT — MSQILGVKFNDFGQIYYFSSGPFVVREGHSVIVKTEQGMGLGKVFVVQQDLPEDVTEDSIKTIYRLAGEEDLEAEVENKELARTAHRFCKDCIDRQKLEMKLVDVEVFFDRSKMIFYFTAPGRIDFRELVKDLVKEYRTRIELRQIGVRHETQMLGAIGNCGQICCCRRFMRKFMPVTIRMAKEQNLFLNPTKISGICGRLLCCLSFEQENYEDFHRKSPKTGKKYNTVHGTVRVTRTNFFRNTLTVLPEQGDEIEIPLDDWPDMIKPSGSNRRGEPDARSDEPRRGRPEDGDNGWEDRDGGSSSPQRSRPERPERSRTDRTRPERSKSDRPKAERPRPERKPVRENVESEQSDETKVSVDMLEEKQESRKDDSLQQENRKRFSQKDRPQQSPEQKSPEQDSQPAEPAKSGENDESGKPNKSSRRRPSRRRRKRKPSGQRKNKSN, encoded by the coding sequence ATGTCACAGATTTTAGGCGTTAAATTTAACGATTTCGGACAGATATATTACTTTTCGTCCGGTCCTTTCGTTGTTCGGGAAGGACATTCGGTCATCGTGAAGACCGAGCAGGGCATGGGGCTCGGCAAGGTTTTTGTCGTGCAACAGGATCTGCCCGAAGATGTTACCGAGGACTCCATTAAAACAATCTACCGTCTTGCAGGCGAGGAAGACCTTGAAGCTGAAGTGGAAAACAAGGAACTTGCCCGCACAGCACACAGGTTTTGTAAAGATTGCATTGATCGCCAGAAGCTCGAGATGAAGCTTGTGGATGTTGAGGTCTTTTTTGATCGCAGCAAGATGATCTTCTACTTTACGGCTCCGGGAAGAATTGATTTTCGTGAGCTCGTTAAGGATTTGGTTAAGGAGTACAGAACCCGTATTGAACTGCGCCAGATTGGTGTACGCCATGAAACCCAGATGCTGGGAGCCATTGGCAACTGCGGTCAGATCTGTTGCTGCAGACGCTTTATGCGTAAGTTCATGCCGGTAACCATCCGCATGGCCAAGGAACAGAATCTTTTCCTTAACCCGACTAAAATTTCCGGTATTTGCGGCAGGTTGCTCTGTTGCTTATCGTTTGAACAGGAAAACTACGAAGATTTCCATCGTAAAAGTCCCAAGACCGGGAAGAAATACAATACCGTTCACGGTACTGTAAGGGTTACACGGACTAACTTTTTCAGGAATACCCTGACCGTTTTGCCTGAGCAGGGTGATGAGATTGAAATTCCCTTGGATGATTGGCCGGATATGATTAAGCCCTCCGGATCTAATCGGAGAGGGGAGCCTGATGCTCGTTCTGATGAACCTCGCAGGGGACGTCCTGAGGACGGAGATAATGGTTGGGAAGACCGCGATGGAGGCAGTTCAAGTCCTCAGCGCTCCCGTCCAGAACGTCCTGAGCGTTCGAGAACTGATCGTACCCGTCCTGAACGTTCAAAAAGCGACAGACCGAAAGCTGAGCGCCCAAGGCCGGAGCGTAAGCCTGTACGCGAGAACGTTGAATCTGAACAATCTGATGAGACAAAAGTCTCAGTGGATATGCTTGAAGAAAAACAGGAGAGCCGCAAGGATGATTCCCTGCAGCAGGAGAACCGGAAGCGTTTCTCCCAAAAGGATCGTCCTCAGCAGAGTCCGGAACAGAAAAGTCCGGAGCAGGATAGCCAACCTGCAGAGCCTGCTAAGTCCGGAGAAAATGATGAATCCGGCAAACCTAATAAGTCTTCACGCCGCCGTCCTTCAAGGCGCAGGCGTAAACGTAAGCCTTCCGGACAACGGAAGAATAAAAGCAATTAA